The Saccharomonospora cyanea NA-134 genome includes a region encoding these proteins:
- a CDS encoding aldehyde dehydrogenase (NADP(+)), which produces MDAACARAKAAFDVLNGRDRAWRAGLLRAMADELESRREEIVATADAETALGEPRLNGELTRTCYQLRFFADVVTEGGYLEATVDHAGPTPMGARPDLRHMLVPLGPVAVFGASNFPLAFSVPGGDTASALAAGCPVVVKAHESHPRTSRLCGEALAAAATACGAPEGTVSVVYGREAGTRLVRHPAVTAVGFTGSAHGGRALLDIVNSRPDPIPFYGELSGINPLVITAEAARERAEDIGRGLAESVLLGAGQFCTKPGLAFVPATADGDRLVEAAAAAVTKAEPPVLLNAGIRDAYAEISTALTAVAGVTTLATGGAYDGEGFGVTPLLLSLDLTEGGDLAEALTRECFGPLGVVVRYRDDEQLLAALAALEPSLTATVHLGRDEAERRGDLLTRLQRLSGRLVFDGYPTGVAVSWAQHHGGPWPSTNAVHTSVGAGAIRRFLRPYTWQGAPEAVLPPELRDGPAPVPRRVDGVLTLPGTD; this is translated from the coding sequence GTGGACGCCGCCTGTGCCAGGGCCAAGGCGGCGTTCGACGTGCTGAACGGCCGTGACCGCGCCTGGCGGGCCGGCCTGCTGCGGGCCATGGCCGACGAGTTGGAGTCGCGGCGCGAGGAGATCGTCGCCACGGCCGACGCCGAGACCGCGCTCGGCGAGCCGAGGCTGAACGGCGAGCTCACGCGCACCTGCTACCAGCTGCGGTTCTTCGCCGACGTGGTCACCGAGGGCGGGTACCTGGAGGCGACCGTCGACCACGCCGGGCCGACACCGATGGGCGCGAGGCCGGACCTGCGGCACATGCTCGTCCCGCTCGGCCCCGTGGCCGTGTTCGGGGCGAGCAACTTCCCGCTGGCCTTCTCGGTGCCCGGCGGCGACACGGCCTCCGCGCTGGCCGCGGGGTGTCCCGTCGTCGTCAAGGCTCACGAGTCGCACCCCCGGACGTCCCGGCTGTGCGGTGAGGCGCTCGCGGCGGCGGCGACGGCGTGCGGCGCGCCCGAGGGCACGGTGTCCGTGGTGTACGGCCGGGAGGCCGGGACGCGGCTCGTGCGGCACCCCGCCGTCACCGCCGTCGGGTTCACCGGGTCCGCGCACGGCGGCAGGGCGCTGCTCGACATCGTGAACTCCAGGCCCGACCCGATCCCGTTCTACGGTGAACTCAGCGGCATCAACCCGCTCGTGATCACCGCCGAGGCCGCGCGGGAACGGGCGGAGGACATCGGCCGGGGACTCGCCGAGTCGGTGCTGCTCGGCGCGGGGCAGTTCTGCACCAAGCCGGGACTGGCGTTCGTGCCCGCCACCGCGGACGGCGACCGGCTGGTCGAGGCGGCGGCCGCCGCCGTGACGAAGGCCGAGCCGCCGGTCCTGCTCAACGCCGGCATTCGCGACGCCTACGCGGAGATCTCCACCGCACTCACGGCCGTCGCGGGCGTCACCACCCTGGCCACCGGCGGCGCCTACGACGGCGAGGGGTTCGGCGTCACGCCGCTGCTGCTCTCGTTGGATCTCACGGAGGGAGGCGACCTCGCCGAGGCACTCACCCGCGAGTGCTTCGGGCCCCTCGGGGTCGTCGTCCGTTACCGGGACGACGAGCAACTCCTGGCGGCGTTGGCGGCGTTGGAACCGTCACTGACGGCGACCGTGCACCTCGGGCGCGACGAGGCGGAGCGCCGCGGCGACCTGCTCACGCGGCTGCAGCGGCTGTCGGGCAGGCTCGTCTTCGACGGCTACCCCACGGGTGTGGCCGTGTCGTGGGCCCAGCACCACGGCGGTCCGTGGCCGTCGACCAACGCCGTCCACACGTCGGTCGGCGCGGGCGCGATCCGCCGTTTCCTGCGCCCCTACACGTGGCAGGGTGCGCCCGAGGCGGTGCTGCCCCCCGAACTCAGGGACGGCCCGGCGCCTGTGCCGCGCCGCGTGGACGGAGTGCTCACGCTCCCCGGCACGGACTGA